In Candidatus Mycalebacterium zealandia, one DNA window encodes the following:
- a CDS encoding alpha/beta fold hydrolase: MHRCYASRSGAERGVLGKQIEALSGYTRFPALALDMPGHGGSSGEAMTSMEDCADFVSGFCLQAGILNPILIGHSMGGRIAQIIALGGEVKPLACMLVATGVRIRVSRWSLKTVRNNYENFCVTAAQNAFASGANGRTRDVFLRRLLAQAPQSVYNDLLACDNFDISDLVGRIDVPTVIVAGSDDVLTPAKHTNFLHSKIKGSKLFVIEGAGHFMMMEKPDEFNKTVFDFLNLL, translated from the coding sequence AAACAGATTGAGGCGCTTTCCGGCTACACGCGATTTCCCGCCCTCGCGCTTGATATGCCTGGGCACGGAGGCTCATCTGGCGAGGCTATGACTTCAATGGAGGATTGCGCCGATTTTGTCTCCGGTTTTTGCCTCCAAGCCGGCATCTTGAACCCGATTCTTATAGGCCATTCAATGGGCGGAAGGATTGCCCAGATAATTGCGCTCGGCGGTGAAGTGAAGCCGCTCGCGTGCATGCTTGTTGCCACGGGGGTGCGCATAAGGGTTTCGCGCTGGTCTCTGAAAACCGTTCGCAATAACTACGAAAATTTCTGCGTGACCGCGGCGCAAAACGCTTTTGCTTCAGGCGCGAACGGGCGGACGAGGGATGTTTTTCTCAGGCGGCTTCTCGCTCAAGCCCCGCAGTCAGTCTATAACGACCTTCTCGCGTGCGACAATTTTGATATTTCAGACTTGGTCGGACGAATAGACGTTCCAACCGTGATTGTGGCGGGAAGCGATGACGTTCTCACCCCCGCAAAGCACACAAACTTTCTGCACTCAAAAATTAAGGGGTCAAAACTTTTCGTCATTGAGGGCGCGGGGCATTTTATGATGATGGAAAAACCGGACGAGTTTAACAAAACCGTCTTTGATTTTCTGAACCTGCTTTGA
- the npdG gene encoding NADPH-dependent F420 reductase, with product MKISLLGGTGDIAEGLVLRWSKAGHEIFVGSRNQEKADTITAEYIEKIKALGVEPKVVGMENAQAAASSEVVVISIPPEYAADTIAGLSDSITDQIVITPVVPMAKEGKSFLFVPPSHGSSALEIKEKLPPSARLVSAYHNLPAKGLSDVDKDLNADVVICGDDEEAKAVVAKLTEDLSGLRTLDAGPLEISPMIEAITPLIVNLNVRHKKHFSVKFVD from the coding sequence ATGAAAATTTCTCTTTTGGGAGGTACGGGAGACATAGCCGAAGGGCTTGTTCTGCGGTGGTCAAAAGCCGGCCACGAAATTTTTGTGGGCTCAAGAAATCAGGAAAAAGCCGACACCATTACGGCGGAATACATTGAAAAAATTAAAGCGCTCGGCGTTGAGCCGAAAGTTGTGGGTATGGAGAACGCGCAAGCCGCCGCGAGCTCGGAGGTGGTTGTCATAAGCATTCCGCCCGAATACGCCGCAGACACAATAGCGGGACTGAGTGACAGCATAACGGACCAGATTGTCATCACGCCTGTTGTGCCGATGGCAAAAGAGGGCAAATCATTTCTTTTTGTTCCGCCGTCTCATGGCTCAAGCGCGCTTGAAATAAAAGAGAAACTTCCGCCGTCCGCACGTCTTGTGAGCGCGTATCACAACCTTCCGGCGAAGGGACTCAGCGATGTGGATAAAGACCTTAACGCAGATGTTGTTATCTGCGGCGATGACGAAGAGGCGAAGGCGGTTGTGGCGAAACTCACCGAAGACCTTTCGGGACTTAGAACGCTTGACGCCGGGCCTCTTGAAATTTCACCGATGATAGAGGCGATTACTCCGCTGATTGTCAACCTCAACGTGCGCCACAAAAAACACTTTTCAGTGAAGTTTGTGGACTGA
- a CDS encoding YjbQ family protein has product MASEIKSFTVNTQGNTDIIDITAQVGEIVAECPFSEGTATVFAPGSTAGITTIEFESGAVADFKAAFERIAPEGIEYAHNARWGDGNGHSHVRAALLGASFSVPFADSRPLLGTWQQIVLVDFDNRPRERKIIVRTTS; this is encoded by the coding sequence ATGGCATCTGAAATAAAATCTTTCACGGTCAACACGCAAGGCAACACGGACATCATAGACATCACCGCGCAAGTGGGGGAGATTGTGGCGGAGTGCCCTTTTTCCGAAGGAACGGCAACCGTGTTCGCGCCCGGCTCAACGGCGGGAATAACCACAATAGAGTTTGAAAGCGGCGCCGTTGCAGACTTCAAAGCCGCGTTTGAGCGCATTGCGCCCGAAGGTATTGAATACGCGCACAACGCGCGATGGGGAGATGGCAACGGGCACTCTCATGTCAGGGCGGCGTTGCTCGGAGCGTCATTTTCCGTCCCGTTCGCGGACTCGCGCCCGCTGCTTGGAACATGGCAACAAATTGTTCTCGTGGATTTCGACAACCGCCCCAGAGAACGCAAGATAATTGTCCGGACAACCAGTTGA
- a CDS encoding M20/M25/M40 family metallo-hydrolase produces MATKKDIQNTEALLAELTESDGVAGYERDISAVIKSHFDKLGRVSKDRMGSLICEVAGKSASPSIMLAGHMDEIGFMIRAVTPDGFLKFTPLGGWWDQVLLAQRVKIKTSKGEVNGVIGAKPPHLIPQDERNKTVQRKSMYIDIGASSEKDVEKIGVRVGDPVVPVSEFTKLAKDGVYMAKAFDDRIGCAVVISALSAIGKSHPGTVYGVATVQEEVGVRGATTSVEAVDPDAAIILESDISGDVPGISNDESSTKLGGGPSLLLYDARMIPNLKLRDLVIDTAKKAKIPLQFATMEGGATDGAAIHLHKHGVPTVVLGVPTRHIHSHNSIIQRKDFENAVKLLVAVVKKLDEKTVKGLV; encoded by the coding sequence ATGGCGACAAAAAAAGATATTCAAAACACCGAAGCCCTGCTTGCCGAACTTACCGAATCCGACGGCGTTGCGGGTTATGAGCGCGATATTTCCGCTGTTATCAAAAGCCATTTTGACAAACTGGGGCGCGTTTCAAAGGACAGAATGGGCAGTCTGATTTGTGAAGTTGCGGGCAAGTCCGCTTCTCCGAGCATTATGCTTGCCGGACACATGGATGAAATCGGCTTTATGATTCGCGCCGTTACGCCGGACGGATTTTTAAAGTTCACGCCGCTCGGCGGCTGGTGGGATCAGGTGCTTCTTGCCCAGCGCGTAAAAATCAAAACTTCAAAAGGCGAGGTTAACGGTGTGATTGGCGCGAAACCGCCGCACTTGATTCCGCAGGACGAGCGTAATAAAACGGTTCAGAGGAAAAGCATGTATATAGACATCGGCGCATCATCGGAGAAGGATGTTGAGAAAATCGGAGTCAGAGTTGGCGACCCTGTTGTTCCGGTGAGCGAGTTTACAAAACTTGCCAAGGACGGCGTTTATATGGCAAAGGCGTTTGATGACAGAATAGGGTGCGCGGTTGTGATTTCGGCGCTTTCAGCGATTGGCAAGTCGCATCCGGGCACGGTTTACGGCGTTGCGACCGTTCAGGAAGAGGTTGGCGTGCGCGGAGCCACAACCAGCGTGGAAGCGGTTGATCCGGATGCGGCGATTATTCTTGAATCCGACATTTCCGGCGATGTGCCGGGCATAAGCAATGATGAGTCTTCCACAAAACTTGGCGGCGGCCCCTCGCTTCTGCTTTACGACGCAAGAATGATACCGAATCTGAAACTGCGCGACCTTGTTATTGACACGGCGAAAAAGGCGAAAATTCCGCTCCAATTTGCCACAATGGAAGGTGGCGCGACTGACGGCGCGGCAATACACTTGCACAAGCACGGCGTTCCAACTGTGGTTCTCGGCGTTCCCACGCGGCACATACACAGCCACAATTCAATAATTCAACGAAAGGATTTTGAAAACGCGGTCAAACTGCTTGTGGCGGTGGTGAAAAAGTTGGACGAAAAGACGGTGAAAGGGCTTGTGTAG
- a CDS encoding site-specific DNA-methyltransferase — protein sequence MSSLNTAIVLSEQEESQDLIAIRQASVWASRYLNKNVTTSNISYLIQYGRISRYGENGTTLVSKAELVRYYEGFHGNRETNWKEKLGDDLNWLLSFDFLKEKDTTKHVHRLHPYKGKFIPQLVEYFLDSNTDEFKRETFFQPGDIVLDPFCGSGTTLVQANELGMHAIGIDVSAFNALISNAKVSKHNLNKLQKEIDEIRLSFERRIKRSKNRNFEQELLEELNIFNSKYFPSPDFKKNVRTGEINEKVYCFEKEKEFMPIFDKLVKRYRLQIEQKKNSRFLEKWFLKPVRNEIEFLFKQVGKVQDKQIRAILGIALSRTVRSCRATTHADLATLKSPVTKPYYCRKHGKICKPLFSVNSWWNRYSEDTVNRLKEFEDLRTQTSQICLQGDSRKLNLASTLSKRRKHLAERVKKDGVKGIFTSPPYVGLIDYHEQHAYAYDLFAYDRNDGLEIGPLSKGQGALARQSYIESIAEVLCNCRKYLVDDFNVFIVANDKYNLYPSIAGLADMQIVKRYKRPVLNRTEKDKAAYSEIIFHLKSVE from the coding sequence ATGTCTTCTCTAAATACGGCAATTGTTCTCTCCGAGCAAGAAGAGAGCCAAGACTTGATTGCCATACGCCAAGCGAGTGTATGGGCTTCCCGATACCTTAACAAAAATGTAACTACTTCAAATATCTCTTATCTAATTCAATACGGAAGGATTAGCAGATATGGGGAGAACGGCACAACACTTGTGAGCAAGGCGGAACTTGTCCGTTACTACGAGGGGTTTCACGGCAACAGGGAAACGAATTGGAAAGAGAAACTCGGAGATGATTTGAATTGGCTTCTTTCTTTTGACTTTCTGAAAGAGAAAGACACAACGAAACATGTTCATCGGCTCCATCCGTATAAAGGGAAATTTATACCTCAGTTGGTTGAATATTTTCTGGACAGCAATACGGATGAGTTTAAGAGAGAGACCTTTTTTCAGCCCGGAGATATTGTTTTAGACCCGTTTTGTGGAAGTGGAACAACGCTTGTTCAGGCAAACGAACTTGGTATGCACGCGATTGGCATTGATGTTTCGGCTTTTAACGCTTTGATTTCCAATGCGAAAGTGTCAAAGCACAACCTTAACAAACTACAAAAAGAAATTGACGAAATCCGACTCTCTTTTGAACGAAGAATTAAGCGGTCAAAGAATAGAAATTTTGAACAAGAACTTTTGGAAGAGTTAAACATCTTCAATAGCAAGTATTTCCCATCGCCTGATTTTAAGAAAAATGTCAGAACGGGTGAGATCAATGAGAAGGTCTATTGTTTTGAAAAAGAAAAAGAGTTTATGCCGATTTTTGACAAATTGGTTAAGCGGTACCGTCTGCAAATTGAACAGAAGAAAAACAGTCGCTTTTTAGAAAAATGGTTCTTAAAACCTGTCAGGAATGAAATTGAGTTTTTGTTTAAGCAAGTTGGAAAAGTTCAAGACAAACAGATTAGAGCGATTTTAGGGATTGCCCTCAGTCGTACTGTTCGCTCTTGTAGAGCAACAACGCATGCAGATTTGGCGACACTGAAAAGTCCCGTAACAAAACCTTACTATTGCAGAAAACACGGCAAAATTTGCAAGCCGTTGTTTTCTGTCAATTCTTGGTGGAATAGATACAGCGAGGATACAGTAAACAGACTGAAAGAATTTGAAGATTTGCGCACGCAAACCAGCCAAATTTGTTTGCAAGGAGATTCAAGAAAACTCAACTTGGCAAGCACTTTGTCAAAACGGAGAAAACATCTCGCCGAGCGGGTAAAAAAAGATGGAGTAAAGGGTATATTCACAAGTCCGCCTTATGTTGGTTTAATTGACTACCACGAACAACACGCTTACGCATACGACCTTTTTGCTTACGACAGAAATGACGGACTTGAAATAGGTCCTTTGTCGAAAGGGCAGGGGGCATTAGCAAGACAAAGTTATATTGAATCAATCGCGGAAGTTTTGTGTAACTGTAGAAAATATCTTGTTGATGATTTTAATGTTTTTATCGTTGCAAATGATAAATACAATTTGTATCCGTCAATCGCCGGACTTGCTGATATGCAAATAGTAAAAAGGTATAAACGCCCCGTTCTTAACCGGACAGAGAAGGATAAGGCGGCGTATTCGGAAATCATTTTTCATTTAAAGAGTGTTGAATAA
- a CDS encoding TdeIII family type II restriction endonuclease, producing the protein MSLSEEKKEEIKTLISEIIEKKLEKYSPESSYMPFLTCLLQDSKRVASYSFTHSLATSLGTSFYEQVSTIILNNCCDEVCRQYPIKGDISKSQKTEIDSIVTGLGNGQRTPNIEKETNEVLRVQSTNGNPQDDGRIADLYMKRDGEEHFFEIKTAKPNKGGFKSFKIQLLEWVARKQKKVKVYLAIPYNPYHPKPYERFTMKKYFKLGEDALVGEQYWTFIGGEGTYEDLLEVFDEIGKFYKKKISVKLKEVSRVNVIS; encoded by the coding sequence ATGAGTTTATCTGAAGAGAAAAAAGAAGAAATCAAAACTCTTATAAGTGAGATAATTGAAAAGAAATTAGAGAAATATAGCCCAGAGTCTTCATACATGCCTTTTTTAACGTGTCTATTGCAAGATAGTAAAAGAGTGGCTTCTTATTCTTTTACTCATTCTCTAGCAACATCTCTCGGAACATCTTTTTATGAGCAAGTCTCAACAATCATTCTTAACAACTGTTGCGATGAAGTTTGTCGTCAATATCCCATAAAGGGTGATATTTCTAAGTCTCAAAAGACAGAAATTGATAGTATTGTGACAGGATTAGGTAATGGGCAGAGAACTCCTAACATAGAGAAAGAAACTAATGAAGTCCTTCGAGTACAATCTACAAACGGCAACCCCCAAGACGATGGAAGAATTGCAGATTTGTATATGAAACGGGATGGTGAAGAACATTTTTTTGAAATTAAAACTGCAAAGCCAAATAAGGGAGGATTTAAGTCCTTCAAAATCCAATTACTTGAGTGGGTTGCAAGAAAGCAGAAAAAAGTCAAAGTTTATCTTGCTATTCCATATAACCCTTATCATCCAAAGCCCTACGAACGTTTTACGATGAAAAAGTATTTTAAACTTGGTGAAGATGCTTTGGTAGGTGAACAATACTGGACATTTATTGGAGGTGAAGGCACATATGAAGATTTATTGGAAGTTTTTGACGAGATTGGAAAATTTTACAAGAAAAAAATATCAGTCAAACTCAAAGAAGTTTCACGAGTTAATGTAATTTCTTAG
- a CDS encoding TIR domain-containing protein codes for MGRKNEEVYLDMNSPSIDQKSNPKKLFHSYCHKDEQYSKELEKRLATMKRKGMIDSWHDRKIVPGSNISEKIKENIVNSDIILFLVSPDFLDSEECIKELEESFNLAKENTNKKKLIPIILRPCDWKNEPKLKIPLALPKDGQAINTWENTDEAWEDIRCGIERAVFDIEDESCFTINESFKNEFINDIGVGITHPKKEEINLNDLFVYPSVEDYISHKQNQETTSSISSRKLIEVENCSKMKIALEGEEQIGKTSLLKTLFQDLHNLNTLPIFIKGKDIKNTNIDKIISECFTHQYIGKTFSNFTEDNRGKLIIIDDWHLAKIDQESRDQILQQIDEKSYGLIISINNTYNIAEHQLKTSKEISKFEHYQIKPFGHRLRAQLIEKWLLIGENQEYESNSEFIKQSDIYKTNIDSILGKTIIPARPLFIILILRMKEIGTSHQELNLTSYGHYYQFLVFGCLNQTAKIPQQKIDLYLNYLTELSYFIFRQQNKTISKQILESFNQSYSEKFPPTKTSFIEIIDKLKKGKLLSIDNSGQYCFKYEYIYYYFVSKYLAENISDKKIKCTITHLCSKLHNKDYANIMVFVSHHSKEDSVLDEIILTALSLYENEPPASLNKESVSFIQDVIESFKTPQLESANYKEERERRWETKDEKERKEDCEKDSGEEDAADTASKLHQGIKTIEILGQILRNRYGSLQTTKQIQIFTEGQNLGLRMLGNFHNLLAETDIDLLAEEIAKLKKKNKTQSEKEILARLMAYLGYVVTFGFMKKISLSLGSENVLSIADRVNGKLNTPASKLINFFIHQWFEKRLDFEEIKKMKKIFSNNPFATRILTDFIRDYIEMHPVTSREIHSIAGLFNIPIDKQIMIQEENR; via the coding sequence TTGGGAAGAAAAAATGAAGAAGTGTATTTAGATATGAATAGTCCTAGTATAGATCAAAAAAGCAATCCTAAAAAACTATTCCATAGTTACTGCCACAAAGACGAGCAATATAGCAAAGAACTTGAAAAAAGGCTTGCCACTATGAAAAGAAAGGGAATGATAGATAGTTGGCATGACAGAAAAATAGTTCCTGGTAGCAACATTTCTGAAAAAATTAAAGAAAATATAGTAAACTCTGATATTATTTTATTTCTCGTCAGTCCTGATTTTCTTGATTCTGAAGAATGCATCAAAGAATTGGAAGAATCCTTCAACCTAGCAAAAGAGAACACAAACAAGAAAAAATTAATTCCTATAATTCTACGACCTTGCGATTGGAAAAATGAGCCGAAATTAAAAATACCCCTTGCACTACCCAAAGATGGTCAAGCTATTAATACATGGGAAAACACAGATGAAGCTTGGGAAGACATAAGATGTGGGATAGAAAGGGCTGTTTTTGACATAGAAGATGAGTCATGTTTCACAATCAATGAGTCTTTTAAAAATGAATTCATCAACGATATTGGTGTTGGTATAACCCATCCCAAAAAAGAAGAAATAAATTTAAATGACTTATTTGTGTATCCGTCGGTTGAGGACTATATTTCACACAAACAAAATCAAGAAACAACATCTTCAATATCATCCAGGAAATTGATTGAAGTAGAAAATTGTTCAAAAATGAAAATCGCACTAGAAGGAGAAGAACAAATTGGAAAAACATCTCTACTAAAAACACTATTTCAAGATTTACACAACCTTAATACTCTTCCTATATTCATAAAAGGAAAAGACATTAAAAACACGAATATTGATAAAATAATTAGCGAATGTTTCACACATCAATACATAGGAAAGACATTTTCAAACTTTACAGAAGACAACAGAGGAAAATTAATCATTATTGACGATTGGCACCTTGCAAAAATAGATCAAGAAAGTCGCGATCAAATCTTGCAACAAATAGATGAAAAATCATACGGTCTAATAATATCCATAAATAATACTTATAACATAGCCGAACACCAGCTCAAGACGAGCAAAGAAATATCAAAGTTTGAACACTACCAAATCAAGCCGTTTGGACATAGATTAAGAGCGCAACTTATAGAAAAATGGCTACTAATTGGAGAGAATCAAGAATACGAATCCAACAGTGAGTTTATAAAACAATCTGACATATACAAAACCAACATCGACTCAATTCTAGGCAAAACAATAATTCCTGCACGCCCACTTTTTATCATTCTAATACTCCGAATGAAAGAAATTGGTACTTCACATCAGGAACTCAACTTGACTTCATATGGACATTATTATCAGTTTTTAGTATTTGGTTGCCTGAATCAAACAGCTAAAATTCCTCAACAAAAAATAGATTTGTACTTGAACTATCTAACAGAGCTTTCTTATTTTATTTTCCGTCAACAAAATAAAACAATATCAAAACAAATCCTTGAATCATTCAACCAATCTTATTCTGAAAAATTCCCTCCAACAAAAACATCCTTTATAGAAATAATTGACAAATTGAAAAAAGGGAAATTACTTTCTATTGATAATTCAGGACAATACTGTTTCAAATACGAATACATATACTATTACTTTGTATCAAAATATTTGGCAGAAAACATATCGGATAAAAAAATAAAATGTACAATCACTCATCTTTGCTCTAAATTACACAATAAAGATTATGCAAACATAATGGTTTTTGTCTCACATCATAGCAAAGAAGACTCAGTTTTAGATGAGATAATATTAACAGCACTTAGTTTGTACGAAAATGAACCGCCTGCCAGCCTTAACAAAGAAAGCGTTTCTTTCATACAAGATGTAATAGAGTCATTTAAAACACCTCAACTCGAATCTGCCAATTATAAAGAGGAGAGGGAAAGAAGATGGGAAACGAAAGATGAAAAAGAAAGAAAAGAAGATTGTGAAAAAGATAGTGGTGAAGAAGATGCTGCAGACACAGCATCTAAACTACATCAGGGAATTAAAACAATAGAAATACTGGGGCAAATATTAAGAAATAGATATGGCTCTCTGCAAACTACAAAACAAATACAGATATTCACAGAAGGACAAAACCTAGGGTTGAGAATGCTGGGAAACTTTCATAATCTACTTGCAGAAACAGATATAGACCTATTAGCAGAAGAAATTGCAAAACTCAAAAAGAAGAACAAAACACAGTCTGAAAAGGAAATACTTGCAAGACTCATGGCTTATCTCGGCTATGTTGTGACTTTTGGATTCATGAAAAAAATTTCTCTTTCACTTGGATCAGAAAATGTTCTCTCAATTGCAGATAGAGTCAATGGAAAACTCAACACCCCGGCCTCAAAACTGATAAACTTTTTTATCCATCAATGGTTTGAAAAAAGACTGGATTTCGAGGAAATAAAGAAAATGAAAAAAATATTTTCTAACAATCCGTTTGCCACTAGGATATTAACAGATTTTATAAGAGATTATATTGAAATGCATCCGGTCACATCTAGGGAAATTCACAGTATAGCAGGCCTGTTTAACATTCCTATTGACAAGCAGATAATGATCCAAGAAGAAAACAGATAA
- a CDS encoding AMP-binding protein, whose protein sequence is MERHGGKSALTDSDGEHSHSELLEMSAQAAGAFLRFCGTDDLSERRVAFMLPKSAGYAALKLGIWRAGGVCVPLCVSHPPAEIAYVVDDSAPSLVVCHPSFREKIEPICSEKGVVFALSDEFFQFPSARAFPDFPLSRRAMMIYTSGTTSRPKGVVTTHSNIDAQINAMLQAWEWTDADRVLNVLPLHHLHGILNLLLCPLSAGALCEMADFDPGAVWERFRRGGITVFMAVPTVYAKLAQFWENAPADDRKDMSRACAAMRLMVSGSAALTVRLSLKWRDISGHTLLERYGMTETGMILSNPLKGKRKPGFVGKPMPGVRAKLFTPEGAPAHPGEQGEVRVKGAGVFLEYWNNSRATRGAFLDGWFKTGDMAALDSEGDFQMFGRESVDIIKSGGYKISALEVEREILEKNGVAACAVVGVEDGVWGQRVAAVVALENGKSLSLTELKQWLEPRLAPYKIPSLLENVDELPVNALGKVQKPELVKIWEGEI, encoded by the coding sequence ATGGAGCGCCACGGAGGAAAATCCGCGCTCACGGATTCAGATGGCGAGCATTCCCACTCCGAACTTCTGGAGATGTCCGCGCAAGCGGCGGGAGCGTTCCTGCGGTTTTGCGGCACAGACGACCTGAGCGAGCGGCGGGTGGCGTTTATGTTGCCCAAAAGCGCCGGGTATGCGGCTCTCAAACTTGGAATATGGCGGGCGGGCGGGGTTTGTGTTCCGCTTTGCGTCTCCCATCCGCCGGCGGAGATAGCATATGTGGTTGATGACTCCGCTCCGTCTCTGGTTGTGTGCCATCCCTCTTTCAGGGAGAAAATTGAACCAATCTGTTCTGAAAAAGGCGTTGTTTTCGCTCTGAGCGATGAGTTTTTTCAGTTTCCTTCCGCACGCGCATTTCCTGATTTTCCTTTGTCGCGCCGCGCCATGATGATATACACAAGCGGAACAACGAGCCGCCCAAAGGGCGTTGTAACGACCCACTCAAACATTGACGCTCAGATAAACGCGATGCTCCAAGCATGGGAATGGACTGACGCTGACAGGGTTTTGAATGTTCTGCCGCTTCACCATCTTCACGGCATACTGAATCTGTTGCTGTGTCCGCTCAGCGCCGGAGCTTTGTGCGAAATGGCGGATTTTGACCCGGGCGCGGTCTGGGAGCGATTTCGGCGCGGGGGGATAACGGTTTTTATGGCGGTACCGACCGTTTACGCTAAACTGGCGCAGTTCTGGGAAAACGCGCCTGCGGACGACCGAAAAGATATGAGCCGGGCGTGCGCGGCGATGCGGCTTATGGTTTCCGGCTCTGCGGCTCTTACGGTCAGGCTTTCCCTCAAGTGGCGTGACATAAGCGGGCACACGCTTCTTGAGCGCTACGGAATGACCGAAACGGGAATGATTCTTTCAAACCCTCTCAAAGGGAAAAGAAAGCCCGGCTTTGTCGGCAAACCCATGCCCGGCGTGCGCGCGAAGCTTTTCACCCCGGAGGGCGCCCCCGCGCACCCCGGAGAACAGGGCGAGGTACGGGTGAAGGGCGCGGGCGTTTTCCTTGAGTATTGGAACAATTCCCGGGCAACCCGGGGCGCATTTTTAGATGGCTGGTTCAAAACGGGCGACATGGCTGCACTTGATTCCGAAGGTGATTTTCAGATGTTTGGCAGAGAGTCCGTGGACATAATCAAATCTGGAGGCTACAAGATTTCCGCGCTTGAAGTGGAGAGGGAAATTCTTGAAAAAAACGGGGTTGCCGCCTGCGCGGTTGTTGGAGTCGAAGATGGGGTCTGGGGGCAGAGAGTCGCCGCCGTGGTTGCGCTTGAAAACGGCAAATCCCTTTCTTTGACAGAGTTAAAACAGTGGCTTGAGCCGCGCCTCGCACCTTATAAAATTCCCTCTCTGCTTGAAAATGTTGACGAACTTCCCGTGAACGCTCTGGGAAAGGTTCAAAAGCCCGAACTTGTGAAAATCTGGGAGGGAGAGATTTGA
- a CDS encoding methyltransferase domain-containing protein, with translation MGGRDLSVIDPARHFDRDRAEGYDRRVRYLIPGYSVIHELSKSLLESCLSARAKILVAGAGTGNEAVFLAEDNPDWEITGFDPAPEMIKIARLKVSEKGLGGRISLVEGFAPDLKSKALFDAATAILVMHFLPDDGSKDQFAREISKRLKPGAKFILTDLEGDTKSENFRLLVSAWKRHLLRIVQDPEKVEETFENIMKNVKFRPESRIREILENAGFEKIDKFCQSCLAGGYIAVKSAD, from the coding sequence CTGGGAGGGAGAGATTTGAGCGTCATAGACCCCGCGCGGCATTTTGACCGCGACAGGGCGGAGGGCTATGACCGCAGGGTGCGCTATCTGATTCCCGGCTACTCCGTTATTCACGAGTTGTCCAAATCTCTTCTTGAAAGTTGTCTGTCCGCGCGGGCGAAAATTCTTGTTGCCGGCGCCGGCACGGGAAATGAGGCGGTTTTCCTCGCCGAGGACAATCCCGATTGGGAAATCACCGGCTTTGACCCTGCTCCGGAGATGATAAAAATCGCCAGATTAAAGGTTAGCGAGAAAGGGCTCGGCGGACGAATTTCTCTGGTTGAGGGATTTGCACCGGATTTAAAAAGTAAGGCGCTTTTTGATGCGGCGACCGCGATACTGGTTATGCACTTTCTGCCCGATGACGGTTCAAAAGATCAATTCGCGCGCGAAATATCAAAACGGCTCAAGCCCGGAGCAAAGTTTATTCTCACCGATCTTGAAGGGGATACGAAGAGCGAAAACTTCCGGTTGCTTGTGTCAGCGTGGAAACGGCATCTGCTCCGCATTGTGCAAGACCCCGAGAAGGTTGAGGAAACCTTTGAAAACATAATGAAAAACGTGAAGTTCCGCCCCGAAAGTAGAATCAGGGAAATACTTGAGAACGCAGGATTTGAGAAGATTGACAAGTTTTGCCAGAGCTGTCTGGCGGGTGGTTATATTGCGGTTAAATCCGCGGATTGA
- a CDS encoding RidA family protein, whose product MNSLEQKLKTMGFTLPPAPAPAGSYVPSTRSGNLIFVSGQLPLKDGKLLFEGKVGGGVSVEQAKECARICAINALAVLSVSDGLEAVERIVKVTGYVASVDGFTGQADVVNGASDFFSEVFGRKGGHSRSAVGVSELPLGAPVEIEVIAETSAPASSE is encoded by the coding sequence ATGAATTCTCTCGAACAAAAACTCAAAACAATGGGTTTTACATTGCCGCCCGCGCCCGCACCGGCGGGTTCGTATGTTCCGAGCACGCGTTCCGGCAACCTCATATTTGTTTCCGGGCAATTGCCGCTCAAAGACGGAAAACTGCTGTTTGAAGGGAAAGTTGGCGGTGGGGTTTCGGTTGAGCAGGCAAAAGAGTGCGCGCGCATTTGTGCGATAAACGCTCTGGCGGTTTTAAGCGTGAGCGACGGACTTGAAGCGGTGGAGCGGATAGTCAAGGTTACCGGATATGTCGCTTCGGTGGATGGATTTACCGGTCAGGCGGATGTTGTGAACGGCGCTTCTGATTTTTTCAGCGAGGTTTTCGGCAGAAAGGGCGGACATTCAAGGTCGGCGGTCGGCGTCTCCGAACTTCCTCTCGGCGCGCCCGTTGAGATTGAAGTGATAGCCGAAACTTCCGCGCCTGCGTCTTCAGAATGA